Within Candidatus Francisella endociliophora, the genomic segment TGATATACCTTTAGACCAAAGAATATCAGAGTTAATGAAGCTACTTAAAAAATACGAGTAAGGAGAGATTAATGAGTAAACCACAAGCAACTATTTATAGAATGGTTACAGATAAACATATATGTCCCTTTGGCATTAAAGCGAAGGATTTATTAAGACGTAAAGGTTATTCAATAAAAGATATTCATCTTAAAAACAAACAAGAGACAGATGATTTTAAAACTAAGCAGAATGTAAAAACTACACCTCAGATATTTATAGGTGAAGATAGAATAGGAGGTTATGATGATTTACTTGGTTTTTTTGATTTAGCAAAAGACAAAAAAGAAAAATCTTATAAGCCAGTGTTAGCTGTCTTTGCAATGACTTTTTTATTAGCACTAGCATTTAGTTATTTTACATTAGGTAATGTTTTTGATTTGTTAGTTATAAAACTATTCATGGGCTTAAGTATTTCTTTCTTAGCAACATTGAAACTCCAAAATTTAGATAGCTTTTCAAATCAATTTATTACTTATGATTTATTAGCGATGAGATATGTACGATATTCATATATTTATCCATTTGCCGAAGCTTTTGTTGGGATATGTATAGTTGCATCAATCTTTAGTTATTTAGCAACCATAATAGCTATTGTAATTGGTCTGATTGGAGCTGTTTCTGTATTTTATGCTGTATATATCCAAAAACGTGATTTGAAATGTGCATGTGTTGGAGGAGATAGTAATGTACCTCTTGGATTTTTATCATTAACTGAAAATATAATGATGATCGCTATGGGTATTTGGATGTTATTTTTATAAAGGTTATATAAATGAAACAAAAAACTAGAATAATTATGTTAATCGCTTTTATAACATTAGCATCTATAGTAGCTATTTATTCTTACACAAACAGCAATACTACAGAGTTATTCGTTATAGATAAGAATATAAAAGTAGATGGAAAAAATGTATCTGTAAATACGATAGAACAGCCAGATGGTACATGGGGTTATTATGCAACAGTTGGTGATGAGTTTAATGTTACTGTCAAAAATAAACTAAAAGAGCCTGTTGTCTTACATTGGCATGGTTTATTATTACCGAACAAAGATGATGGTACAGAATTAACACAAGACTATATTAAACCTAATAATTCTTATTCTTATAAATTTAAATTAAATCAAAGCGGAACCTTTTGGATGCATTCTCATTATGGCTTTCAAGAGCAAAACTATGTAGAAGCTCCTCTCATAGTTTATCCAAAAAATTATAATAACAAAAATGATATCATTGTGATGTTTCAGGATTTCAGTTTTAAGAAACCCGAAAAGATAATGCAAGATCTAAAACATAATAATGGTAGTAATCATCACATGCATCATATGCATAAGGGTGCTATGGCTATGAAACTAAATATGCAGATGGATTTAAATGATGTTGAATATGATAGCTTTTTAACTAATTATAAAACAGACGATAATCCTGAAATTAAAGATGTAATTCCTGATCAAACATATAGATTAAGATTTATAAATGGCTCAGCATCGACAAATTTTTGGATAAACTTAGGTGATTTAAAGGGTATGGTTGTTGCTGTGGATGGTGTAGATGTTAAACCTTATCAAAGTAATATCTTTCAGTTAGCAATTGCTCAAAGAATGGATATTGAAGTTACACTTCCTAAGACAGGAGTTTTTCCTATTATAGGTCAGGTTGAGGGGCAGAAAAAACAAACTGGACTTATCTTAACTACCAATAAAAGTAATAAAGATCTTAAAATTTCTAAAGAAGCAAGTACCGATTTAGGAGCTTTTAATTATAAACAACTAGAGAAGTTACATCCTAAAAAAGATTCTATTAAAATAGATAATGTTGAAAAAACTATAGATTTAAAGCTAACAGGCAATATGAAAGATTATGTTTGGAAAATTAATAATCAAACATGGCCGAATGTCACTCCTATAGAATTAAAACATGGTAAGACATATTTCTTTGAGATTCAAAATGAAACAGGTATGTCACATCCTATACATATTCATGGTCATGACTTTAAAGTTGTTAAAATTAACGGAAAATCTATAAATGATGGAGTTATTAGAGATACGTTATATGTAGAGCCTAAATCAACTATAACAATAGCATTAAAATCAGATGCAATTGGAAAATGGTTTATACATTGTCATATGCTTTATCACATGCATTCAGGAATGATGACTTTTATTGAAACTAAAAAAGATTAAGATGTTTCTAATGGTTTTCAGAAATTATCTTAGCAATTTTTGCAAATAAATCTTCGTATACAGAACTTTTACGCATAACTAAATCGATTTCACGATAAAAATCAGCATTATCAATATCTATATATTTAACATTCTCTGTCTTAGTACAAGCGATTTTAGGCACTAAAGTTATACCCTCATCTATAGATACCATTTGTCTTAGAGTCTCTAAACTACTACCTTTAAAATCATTATTATTAAAATCACTTAGAGCACAAAGTTTTAATGTTTGATCTCTAAGACAATGACCTTCATCTAACATCATTAAATTCTCTTTAACAAGCTCAGTTACACAAATTTTTTTATTTTTTGCTATAGGATTTGATTTTGATACAGCAGCGTAGAATCTATCATCAAAGACCTTTTTTCTTTCAAACTGGTAATTATCCGTAGGAGTTGCTAAAAAAGCAAAATCAAGTTTACCTTGGTTAAGCATATCGACAAGAATATCAGTTTTTTCTTCTACTACTGATATGCTTATATTTGGAATCTCTTTTTTTATGATAGGTAAGACTTTAGGCATTAAATATGGGCATAAAGTAGGAAACGCACCGATTGAAATACTTAATTTACCATTATCTAGTAGTAGGTCAGAGATTCTTTTTAGATTGTTGACTTCATCAAGAATTTTATATGCTTGATTGACAATCTTCATGCCAGATTTTGTTATTAATACTTGCTTTGTGCCTCTTTCAAATATCTGAATACCTATAAACTCTTCAAATTTTTTTATCTGCATACTAAGAGCAGGCTGGCTAACAAAACATCTTTCTGATGCTGTAATAAAACTTTTGGTTTCATATACTGCTATGATATATTCAAGAGTGCGGGTATTCATATAAGTAAAGCTTATAGTGCGTATAATTATTATATATTTTAAATTATGTGTAATATTAATACAATAGATCACATAGAACATTGATTTAACAAAAAATAAGGAGTTAGAAATGACTAAAAGAGTTCCTAATGTAACTTTTAGAACTAGAGTAAGAGATGAAAGTATTGGTGGTGATAATCCATTTAAATGGCAAGATGTAACTACAAGTGATCTTTTTGATAATAAAAAAGTAATCGTTTTTGCTTTACCTGGCGCATATACTCCGACTTGCTCAACTTACCAGCTACCAGGTTTTGAAGAGAATGCAGCTAAATTCAGAGAGTTAGGTATAGATGATATTTATGTGTTATCTGTAAATGATACTTTTGTAATGAATAAGTGGATTCAAGCTCAAGGCGTTAAAAATATTAAGCCAATCCCAGATGGTAATGGTGAGTTTACTAAAGGTATGGACATGCTTGTTGACAAATCTAACTTAGGTTTTGGTCACAGAACATGGAGATACGCTATGGTTGTTGATAATGGCGAAATCGAAAAAATGTTTGTAGAGCCAGGCAAGCGTGATAACGCTGATGATGACCCGTATGGTGAGTCTTCTCCAGAAACTGTAATGAAGTATCTTGAGTCTAAGTAATTACTCATAACTTTATTCTAAAAAATTATAAAGCTGGTTGCTTTTTATAGAGTAGCTAGCTTTTTTTGTATTTAGGAGTATAAAAAATGATCAAAAAAGTAGTTTTAATTGGTGCGACAGGGACTATTGGCTCAGCAACGTATGAAAGTTTAAAAGTCGCTGGCTATGAAGTTGTTTCTGTAAGTTTCTCAGGACAGGAAACAGATTTTACTGTAGATATTCAAGATCCTAATTCAATTAAAGAGTTATTTGAAAAGATTGGTAGTTTTGATGCTTTAGTATCAACAACGGGAAAAGTGGCTTTTAAACCTATTGCAGAAATAGAGCAAAAAGATTGGGACTTAAGCTTAAGTAATAAGCTTTTAGGTCAAATTAATTTGGTGCAAATTGGCTCTAAATATATCAATGAAGGTGGCTCATTTACTTTAACTACTGGGATATTAAATGTTGAGCCAATAGCTATGGGAAGTATAGCTGCTACAGTTAATGCTGGTTTAGAGGGGTTTGTAAAAGCTGCATCATTAGAATATAAAAACTTTCGTATAAATACAGTAAGTCCAACAGTCATTGAAGAAGCTCTGGGTAAATATGGTCCATTTTTTGTGGGTTATAAGCCAGTGAAAGCTGTAGATGTTGCAAATGCTTATGTTAAAGCTGTAGCTGGGATAGCTAATGGTGAAGTAGTTAAAGTAGGGTTTTAAATAATTTTAGAAATTACAGTTTTAAAAACTTCTTTTATAGACAAATTTGAAGTATCTATTATTTGAGCATCTTCAGCTGGTCTTAGAGGCGCAACTTTACGATTACGATCTCGGAAATCTCTTTTCTCAATATCTGCTAAGATTTTATCAAAATCAGGGTTTAACCCTTTAGATTCTAGTTCATTGAATCTTCTCTTGGCAGTAATTTTTGTATCAGCATCTAAGAAGAATTTATATTTAGCATCTGTAAATACAACAGTGCCCATATCACGACCATCTGCTACTAAGCCTTGCTCTGTAGCAAACTCTCTTTGCTTATCTAAAAGTATTTCTCTAACAGAAGGGTAAGCAGCAATTTTTGAGGCAAGCATACCTGTTTGCTCAGTACGAATTTCTTTAGTTACATCTTCATTATTTAAAAATACTTTGACAATATCACCTTCAATTTTGAAGTTAATATCAAGAGTTTCTAGAGCTTGATGTACTTCTTGCTCATTTTCAAGGTTGGTATTATTTTTATAGCAATGAAGAGCTGCTAATCTATATATAGCACCGCTATCAAGCAGTTTATAATTAAGGTGTTTTGCTAGGGCTTTTGCTAAAGTTCCTTTGCCTACACCACTAGGTCCATCAATCGTTATAATTTTAGAGTTGTTCATTTTCAAAATCCTGCATAAATATTACTAATTTTTTAACATCTTCTAAAGATACTGCATTATATAAGCTAGCTCTGCAACCACCAACTTGGCGATGACCTTTTAAGCCATAAAAACCTGCTTTATCAGCATTATCTAAAAATTTATCAGTCAACTCAGCAGAAGGTAGGTGGAAAATTACATTCATATTTGAACGATATTCAGGTTTTATATCATTAGTATAAATTTTAGAACTATCTATAGTAGAGTAGAGAAGCTTGGCTTTTTCATTATTAAATATTTCTATTTTAGCTAAGTTACCGTAATTTTTAATTAGATATTCTAAAGTCAACTCAAAAGTTACCCAAGAAATTACAGAAGGAGTATTGTAAACAGAATTTGATTTTTTTGTAATAAAGTAATCAAAAACTACAGGGATATTATTTTTTTGTTGAATTAGAGAATCTTTAACAATAACTATGGTTAAACCAGGAATGCCAGCATTCTTTTGAGCGCCTGCGTAGATTAATCCATAGTCTGAGATATTTATAGGTTTTGATAAGAAGCTTGATGACATATCACATACAAGCTCCGTATTGCATG encodes:
- a CDS encoding MauE/DoxX family redox-associated membrane protein, with protein sequence MSKPQATIYRMVTDKHICPFGIKAKDLLRRKGYSIKDIHLKNKQETDDFKTKQNVKTTPQIFIGEDRIGGYDDLLGFFDLAKDKKEKSYKPVLAVFAMTFLLALAFSYFTLGNVFDLLVIKLFMGLSISFLATLKLQNLDSFSNQFITYDLLAMRYVRYSYIYPFAEAFVGICIVASIFSYLATIIAIVIGLIGAVSVFYAVYIQKRDLKCACVGGDSNVPLGFLSLTENIMMIAMGIWMLFL
- a CDS encoding multicopper oxidase family protein; the encoded protein is MKQKTRIIMLIAFITLASIVAIYSYTNSNTTELFVIDKNIKVDGKNVSVNTIEQPDGTWGYYATVGDEFNVTVKNKLKEPVVLHWHGLLLPNKDDGTELTQDYIKPNNSYSYKFKLNQSGTFWMHSHYGFQEQNYVEAPLIVYPKNYNNKNDIIVMFQDFSFKKPEKIMQDLKHNNGSNHHMHHMHKGAMAMKLNMQMDLNDVEYDSFLTNYKTDDNPEIKDVIPDQTYRLRFINGSASTNFWINLGDLKGMVVAVDGVDVKPYQSNIFQLAIAQRMDIEVTLPKTGVFPIIGQVEGQKKQTGLILTTNKSNKDLKISKEASTDLGAFNYKQLEKLHPKKDSIKIDNVEKTIDLKLTGNMKDYVWKINNQTWPNVTPIELKHGKTYFFEIQNETGMSHPIHIHGHDFKVVKINGKSINDGVIRDTLYVEPKSTITIALKSDAIGKWFIHCHMLYHMHSGMMTFIETKKD
- the oxyR gene encoding oxidative stress transcriptional regulator OxyR codes for the protein MNTRTLEYIIAVYETKSFITASERCFVSQPALSMQIKKFEEFIGIQIFERGTKQVLITKSGMKIVNQAYKILDEVNNLKRISDLLLDNGKLSISIGAFPTLCPYLMPKVLPIIKKEIPNISISVVEEKTDILVDMLNQGKLDFAFLATPTDNYQFERKKVFDDRFYAAVSKSNPIAKNKKICVTELVKENLMMLDEGHCLRDQTLKLCALSDFNNNDFKGSSLETLRQMVSIDEGITLVPKIACTKTENVKYIDIDNADFYREIDLVMRKSSVYEDLFAKIAKIISENH
- a CDS encoding peroxiredoxin — encoded protein: MTKRVPNVTFRTRVRDESIGGDNPFKWQDVTTSDLFDNKKVIVFALPGAYTPTCSTYQLPGFEENAAKFRELGIDDIYVLSVNDTFVMNKWIQAQGVKNIKPIPDGNGEFTKGMDMLVDKSNLGFGHRTWRYAMVVDNGEIEKMFVEPGKRDNADDDPYGESSPETVMKYLESK
- a CDS encoding short chain dehydrogenase, with product MIKKVVLIGATGTIGSATYESLKVAGYEVVSVSFSGQETDFTVDIQDPNSIKELFEKIGSFDALVSTTGKVAFKPIAEIEQKDWDLSLSNKLLGQINLVQIGSKYINEGGSFTLTTGILNVEPIAMGSIAATVNAGLEGFVKAASLEYKNFRINTVSPTVIEEALGKYGPFFVGYKPVKAVDVANAYVKAVAGIANGEVVKVGF
- the cmk gene encoding (d)CMP kinase, coding for MNNSKIITIDGPSGVGKGTLAKALAKHLNYKLLDSGAIYRLAALHCYKNNTNLENEQEVHQALETLDINFKIEGDIVKVFLNNEDVTKEIRTEQTGMLASKIAAYPSVREILLDKQREFATEQGLVADGRDMGTVVFTDAKYKFFLDADTKITAKRRFNELESKGLNPDFDKILADIEKRDFRDRNRKVAPLRPAEDAQIIDTSNLSIKEVFKTVISKII
- the serC gene encoding 3-phosphoserine/phosphohydroxythreonine transaminase, whose amino-acid sequence is MKTNFCAGPAVVPNTIIEQLQQMMVNYKNTGVSLLSISHRDKVFDEVHTSIQKNLRNLLNIPNNYSVLLMQAGATAQFSAIPMNLSDKHKKALYVCSGQWSEKSAKEAAKFIDVNAVSYDEKIKESFESNKYDYIYYTDNETVDGFQIKSLAKSCNTELVCDMSSSFLSKPINISDYGLIYAGAQKNAGIPGLTIVIVKDSLIQQKNNIPVVFDYFITKKSNSVYNTPSVISWVTFELTLEYLIKNYGNLAKIEIFNNEKAKLLYSTIDSSKIYTNDIKPEYRSNMNVIFHLPSAELTDKFLDNADKAGFYGLKGHRQVGGCRASLYNAVSLEDVKKLVIFMQDFENEQL